A window from Kluyveromyces lactis strain NRRL Y-1140 chromosome E complete sequence encodes these proteins:
- a CDS encoding uncharacterized protein (no similarity), with amino-acid sequence MSVLPVQSRDMFHLIPMPGNARRQSKDQINTCIVICICYPGIVGFPFFLLLTRGFRELTVYGDISWSVPVSLNAASGSLDLSTGESTQLFAIKDELYTTTYQNCTLYKSFRNRYNYVPTLPILLTSICQ; translated from the coding sequence ATGTCTGTTCTTCCCGTacagtcacgtgacatgTTTCATCTCATTCCAATGCCTGGGAATGCCAGGCGGCAATCAAAGGACCAAATAAATACGTGTATAGTGATATGTATATGTTACCCGGGCATCGTTGGGTTTCCCTTTTTCCTACTGCTTACGAGAGGATTCCGTGAGCTTACCGTGTACGGTGATATATCATGGTCCGTGCCTGTTTCCCTCAATGCGGCCTCAGGTTCTTTGGATCTGTCGACTGGCGAATCCACCCAGCTCTTCGCCATCAAAGATGAATTATACACAACTACGTATCAAAATTGTACATTATACAAATCGTTCCGCAACCGATACAATTATGTGCCAACGTTGCCTATATTATTGACTTCGATCTGTCAGTGA
- a CDS encoding uncharacterized protein (highly similar to uniprot|P19211 Saccharomyces cerevisiae ANB1 Translation initiation factor eIF-5A, and to YEL034W uniprot|P23301 Saccharomyces cerevisiae YEL034W HYP2 Translation initiation factor eIF-5A), producing the protein MAEEEHTFETAGAGASLTFPMQCSALRKNGFVVIKGRPCKIVDMSTSKTGKHGHAKVHLVAIDIFTNKKLEDLSPSTHNMEVPVVKRTEFQLLDIDDGFLSLMTMDGETKDDVRAPEGELGDNIQAAFDEGKDLMVTIIAAMGEEAAISFKEAPRSE; encoded by the coding sequence AtggctgaagaagaacacaCTTTCGAAACTGCTGGAGCTGGTGCTTCCTTGACTTTCCCAATGCAATGTTCTGCTTTGAGAAAGAACGGTTTTGTCGTTATCAAGGGCAGACCATGTAAGATTGTTGATATGTCTACTTCCAAGACCGGTAAGCACGGTCACGCTAAGGTCCATTTGGTTGCCATCGATATCTTCACCAACAAGAAGTTGGAAGATTTGTCTCCATCTACTCACAACATGGAAGTCCCAGTTGTTAAGAGAACTGAATTCCAATTGTTGGATATCGATGACGGTTTCTTGTCTTTGATGACCATGGACGGTGAAACCAAGGATGATGTCAGAGCCCCAGAAGGTGAATTGGGTGACAACATCCAAGCTGCTTTCGACGAAGGTAAGGACTTGATGGTTACTATCATTGCCGCTATGGGTGAAGAAGCTGCCATCTCCTTCAAGGAAGCTCCAAGATCCGAATAG
- the MCM3 gene encoding MCM DNA helicase complex subunit MCM3 (similar to uniprot|P24279 Saccharomyces cerevisiae YEL032W MCM3 Protein involved in DNA replication component of the Mcm2-7 hexameric complex that binds chromatin as a part of the pre-replicative complex), which produces MSDAMNQTSDAVFTDRMRRFQEFLDTHSHYTREIRSILEFNSNVVKEKKTDDDYLNTADKDTMDHDTNQLPLRITVSLDDLREFDKTFWTGLLQVPSFFLPPAERAVSETAMALDDSPLGFRGFQNDPSRQWRLSFKGSFGPNSLSPRTLNSTHLNKLISVEGIVTRTSLVRPKLLRSVHYAQTTGHHHYRDYRDATTTLTTSVPTPAIYPEEDQEGNKLVTEYGFCHYMDHQRITVQEMPEKAPPGQLPRSIDVILDDDLVDKTKPGDRINIVGVYKSLGAGGLTGGSNNNDKGNGALSGFRTVVIGNTVYPLHARSTGVSAVETLSDNDIRNINKLSMHDNIFDTLSQSLAPSIYGHEHIKKAILLMLMGGVEKNLPNGSHLRGDINILMVGDPSTAKSQMLRFVLNTAALAIATTGRGSSGVGLTAAVTTDKETGERRLEAGAMVLADRGIVCIDEFDKMSDVDRVAIHEVMEQQTVTIAKAGIHTTLNARCSVIAAANPVFGQYDVNKDPHKNIALPDSLLSRFDLLFVVTDDINDIRDRAISEHVLRTHRYLPPGYLEGEPVREQINLSLAVGEDIENEEEDDDEDVVFEKFNPLLHAGAKLAKNRGDSNGSELPQIVAIPFIRKYIQYAKERIIPQLTQEAVDVIIKSYSNLRNDQNTKKSPITARTLETLIRLSSAHAKVRLSKKVELEDAKVATQLLRFALLGEDGANFDEQEFAEGRTTEKSPRKKPRASPRKKRGAVYKEVDSEDAEEDQEMAETQPDPADGLESTMVRLAPEQEEDLQRRLEQNLRVSPRRQLSVERRVLSQSDHQQQVLHHSSQSSTGPLETGSQLEPSHMTLDFMSIEEMDQGSISTGRLSSLSGIVARLMQSDIFEEESYPVAALFERINEQVPEEEKFTVDEYVAGLRIMSDRNNLMVADGKVWRV; this is translated from the coding sequence ATGAGTGATGCTATGAATCAAACAAGTGATGCTGTCTTTACAGACAGAATGCGAAGGTTTCAAGAGTTTTTGGATACCCATTCGCATTATACTCGAGAAATAAGATCAATACTCGAGTTTAACAGCAACGTagtgaaagagaaaaagacGGATGATGATTATTTAAATACTGCAGACAAAGATACGATGGACCATGACACTAATCAATTGCCATTGAGAATAACAGTATCACTTGACGATTTAAGAGAATTTGACAAAACATTTTGGACTGGACTTTTACAAGTACCCTCGTTCTTTTTACCACCAGCGGAGCGTGCTGTTTCGGAGACTGCAATGGCCTTAGATGATAGCCCTCTCGGGTTTCGCGGATTCCAAAATGATCCCAGCAGACAATGGAGACTGTCATTCAAGGGTTCTTTCGGTCCGAATTCTTTATCACCACGTACCTTAAACTCAACacatttgaataaattGATCTCAGTAGAGGGGATTGTAACGAGAACCTCACTTGTGAGGCCAAAACTTCTCAGATCCGTGCATTATGCCCAAACCACAGGCCATCATCATTACCGTGATTATCGTGATGCGACTACAACATTAACCACATCCGTACCAACACCAGCTATTTATCCAGAGGAGGATCAAGAAGGTAATAAGCTGGTCACAGAGTATGGATTTTGTCATTACATGGATCACCAGCGAATCACCGTTCAAGAAATGCCCGAAAAGGCCCCTCCTGGTCAATTACCAAGATCCATTGACGTTATCTTGGATGATGACTTAGTGGATAAGACAAAACCAGGTGATAGAATTAATATTGTTGGTGTATACAAGTCATTAGGTGCAGGTGGTCTAACAGGTGGTTCTAATAACAACGACAAGGGTAACGGTGCTTTATCTGGTTTCAGAACTGTTGTAATTGGTAACACAGTGTACCCTCTACATGCCAGGTCTACAGGTGTGTCCGCCGTTGAAACGCTATCAGATAATGATATTAGAAATATCAATAAGCTATCAATGCATGATAATATTTTCGACACTTTGTCCCAGTCGTTAGCACCATCCATCTATGGCCATGAACACATTAAGAAAGCCATCCTATTAATGCTTATGGGTGGTgtggaaaaaaatttacCCAACGGTTCACATCTAAGAGGTGACATAAATATCCTTATGGTTGGTGATCCATCCACCGCTAAATCTCAAATGCTTAGATTTGTGTTGAACACAGCAGCATTAGCTATTGCCACTACGGGTAGAGGTTCCTCTGGTGTCGGTTTGACAGCAGCCGTCACTACTGATAAAGAAACTGGTGAAAGAAGATTAGAAGCAGGTGCGATGGTGTTGGCAGATCGTGGTATCGTTTGTATCGATGAGTTTGACAAGATGTCCGACGTAGATAGAGTTGCTATCCATGAAGTTATGGAACAACAAACAGTAACAATCGCAAAGGCTGGTATACATACAACATTGAATGCTCGTTGTTCAGTTATCGCAGCTGCAAACCCTGTTTTCGGTCAATATGACGTTAACAAAGATCCACATAAAAATATTGCCCTACCGGATTCTCTATTATCTCGTTTCGATTTACTATTTGTGGTTACGGATGATATCAACGACATCAGAGATAGAGCTATCAGTGAACATGTCTTGAGAACACATAGGTACTTACCTCCTGGATATTTGGAAGGTGAACCTGTTAGAGAGCAAATAAATCTATCATTGGCTGTTGGTGAAGATATCGAAAacgaggaagaagatgatgatgaggacgTAGTTTTCGAAAAATTCAATCCACTTCTACACGCCGGTGCGAAGCTTGCAAAGAACAGAGGTGATAGCAATGGTAGCGAGCTTCCTCAAATTGTTGCGATACCCTTCATCAGAAAATACATTCAGTATGCAAAAGAGAGAATTATTCCTCAATTGACTCAAGAAGCTGTAGACGTTATCATCAAATCATATTCAAATCTAAGAAACGATCAGAACACCAAGAAATCCCCTATCACGGCAAGAACTCTAGAAACTTTAATCAGATTATCCAGTGCTCATGCCAAGGTAAGgctttcaaagaaagtaGAACTAGAAGATGCAAAGGTAGCAACACAATTACTAAGATTTGCATTACTAGGTGAGGACGGAGCCAACTTCGACGAACAGGAATTTGCCGAAGGCAGAACAACCGAAAAATCTCCAAGAAAGAAGCCAAGAGCTTCTCcaaggaagaagagagGGGCCGTTTACAAAGAAGTTGACTCAGAGGATGCAGAAGAGGACCAGGAAATGGCAGAGACTCAACCGGATCCTGCTGACGGTCTGGAATCTACGATGGTACGGTTAGCACCAGAACAAGAGGAAGACCTTCAAAGAAGACTAGAACAAAACTTGAGAGTGAGTCCGAGACGCCAACTATCAGTCGAAAGAAGAGTACTTTCACAAAGCGACCATCAACAACAGGTTCTCCACCACTCCTCGCAATCCTCAACTGGACCCCTTGAAACTGGCTCTCAATTGGAACCGTCTCATATGACCCTTGATTTTATGTCCATCGAAGAGATGGACCAGGGTTCAATCTCAACCGGTAGGTTATCGTCACTCTCAGGTATTGTTGCAAGACTCATGCAATCAGACATTTTCGAGGAAGAATCGTATCCTGTCGCCGCACTTTTCGAAAGAATTAACGAGCAAGTTccagaagaggaaaaatTCACTGTTGATGAATACGTTGCTGGTCTAAGGATTATGAGCGATAGAAACAATTTAATGGTCGCGGATGGCAAAGTATGGAGAGTATAA
- the SPF1 gene encoding ion-transporting P-type ATPase SPF1 (highly similar to uniprot|P39986 Saccharomyces cerevisiae YEL031W SPF1 Sensitivity to a killer toxin (SMK toxin) produced by Pichia Farinosa P-type ATPase), producing the protein MADKQYVESPLVKDSTPLATKSFSMRPYVLPFIPLYATFLHIYYTQYDVYIKGPEWTFVFLGTLVSLNALMALLPEWNIDIAVWFNYVPVKLEEATHLLIHTTPNNGSSGIVEIQRATEGGHLQVFFQFQKKRFLWHEETQVFSSPKFLVDGSPKIAEFQNSKGLNGDLTHHKRLYGENSFDIPIPTFLELFKEHAVAPFFIFQLFCVALWLFDDLWYYSLFNLFMIVAMEATSVFQRLTTLKEFRTMGIKPYAINVFRDGKWVEMQTDKLFPMDLVSITRTAEDSAIPCDLLLIDGSCIVNEAMLSGESTPLLKESIKLRPANDQLQLDGVDKNAVLHGGTKALQVTAPENRTGVITPPDGGALAVVTKTGFETSQGSLVRVMIFSAERVDVGNKEALYFILFLLIFAIVASWYVWKEGTRMGRIQSKLILDCILIITSVVPPELPMELTMAVNSSLAALSKFYVYCTEPFRIPYAGRIDVCCFDKTGTLTAEDLVFEGLAGLHDGSDIRTLKSANDASQEVLSAIGAAHALVKLDDGEIVGDPMEKATLKASSWTVDFKDVVKRAGADNIRILRRFQFSSSLKRSASIASQSNRFFAAVKGAPETIRERLNSVPSDYDDIYKSFTRSGSRVLALAYKDLPKMSNSQIDNIDRDEIETGLTFGAFLVFHCPLKDDAIETIKMLNESSHRSIMITGDNPLTAVHVAKEVGIVDRETLILDEPIDGSSHALVMRDVNETIVKPFNPDADTFDEKEIFQKYDLAVTGHALKLLQGHKQLRDVIRHTWIYARVSPSQKEFILITLKDMGYQTLMCGDGTNDVGALKQAHVGIALLNGTEDSLKKLQEQRKIDNVKTMYEKQCLFMDRWNQPHPPVPIAIAHLYPPGSNNPNYLKAMEQKGVEITPEMRKLAMEVSSKPAVVKKTEPSKKSATDLADMISGSLGEMEDEDAPSLKLGDASCAAPFTSKLANVNAVTNIIRQGRCALINTIQMYKILALNCLISAYSLSVIYLAGVKFGDGQATVSGLLLSVCFLSISRGKPLEKLSKERPQPGIFNIYIMGSILGQFAVHILTLVYITTEIYKIEPREPQVDLEKEFVPSLLNTGIFMVQLAQQVSTFVVNYQGEPFRENIKNNKGMYYGIVGVSVLALCGSTEFIPELNAAMKFVPMDDIFKMKLTGTLLLDFFGSWAFELFFKYFFMNSKAADIAERT; encoded by the coding sequence ATGGCCGATAAGCAATATGTGGAAAGTCCTTTAGTGAAGGACTCCACACCTTTGGCTACTAAATCGTTTTCGATGAGGCCATATGTCTTGCCTTTCATTCCGTTGTATGCAACCTTCCTCCATATCTACTACACTCAGTATGATGTGTACATCAAGGGTCCTGAATGGacatttgttttccttgGAACTCTAGTTTCTTTGAACGCTTTAATGGCTTTACTCCCTGAATGGAATATTGACATAGCCGTTTGGTTTAACTACGTTCCTGTTaaattggaagaagcaACTCACTTGTTGATCCACACCACTCCAAACAATGGGTCTTCTGGTATCGTAGAGATTCAAAGAGCTACTGAAGGTGGTCATTTGCAAGTGTTCTTTCAGTTCCagaaaaagagattttTATGGCATGAAGAGACGCAGGTTTTCTCTTCACCTAAGTTCCTAGTCGATGGTTCTCCAAAGATCGCAGAATTCCAGAACAGCAAAGGTTTGAATGGAGATCTAACCCATCATAAGAGATTATACGGCGAGAATTCCTTTGATATTCCCATTCCAACTTTCCTTGAGTTGTTCAAAGAACATGCGGTGGCAcctttcttcatttttcaactctttTGTGTTGCCTTGTGGTTGTTCGATGATCTATGGTACTACTcccttttcaatttgttcatGATCGTCGCTATGGAAGCCACTTCGGTGTTTCAACGTTTGACGACTTTGAAAGAGTTCAGAACTATGGGTATTAAGCCTTATGCCATCAACGTATTCAGGGATGGGAAATGGGTTGAAATGCAAACCGATAAACTATTCCCTATGGATTTGGTTTCAATCACTAGAACTGCTGAAGATAGTGCCATTCCTTGTGATCTATTGCTAATCGACGGTTCTTGTATTGTCAATGAAGCTATGTTATCTGGTGAATCCACTCCtctattgaaagaatctaTAAAGTTACGTCCTGCCAATGATCAATTGCAATTGGATGGTGTTGACAAAAATGCCGTTCTACATGGTGGTACTAAAGCCTTACAAGTGACGGCTCCAGAAAATAGGACTGGTGTAATTACACCACCAGATGGTGGTGCATTAGCTGTTGTCACTAAAACCGGTTTCGAAACATCTCAAGGATCTTTGGTTCGTGTTATGATTTTCTCAGCAGAACGTGTCGATGTTGGTAACAAGGAAGCTCTTTActttattttatttttgcTAATATTTGCCATCGTTGCTTCTTGGTATGTCTGGAAAGAAGGTACCAGAATGGGTAGAATTCAATCCAAGTTGATCTTGGATTGTATTTTGATCATTACTTCCGTTGTCCCACCTGAATTGCCTATGGAATTGACCATGGCCGTCAACAGTTCTTTAGCGGctttatccaaattttACGTTTACTGTACCGAACCTTTCAGAATTCCATATGCTGGTAGAATAGATGTTTGTTGCTTTGATAAGACTGGTACTTTGACTGCCGAAGACTTAGTCTTTGAGGGTCTGGCTGGTTTGCACGATGGATCAGATATTCGTACATTGAAGTCAGCTAATGATGCCTCTCAAGAAGTTCTATCTGCTATCGGTGCTGCTCACGCATTGGTAAAGTTGGATGATGGTGAAATTGTAGGTGACCCAATGGAAAAAGCTACTTTGAAGGCATCCTCTTGGActgttgatttcaaagatgtcGTCAAGAGAGCTGGTGCAGATAACATTCGTATCTTGCGTCGTttccaattttcttcttcattaaaACGTTCTGCATCTATTGCTTCTCAAAGTAATCGCTTTTTCGCAGCCGTTAAGGGTGCTCCAGAAACCATCCGTGAGAGATTGAACTCTGTTCCTAGTGACTATGATGACATCTACAAGTCGTTCACTCGTTCTGGGTCGCGTGTCTTGGCCTTGGCTTATAAAGATCTACCTAAAATGTCAAATTCTCAAATCGATAATATTGATCGTGACGAGATTGAAACTGGCTTAACCTTCGGTGCATTCTTAGTTTTCCACTGTCCTTTGAAGGATGATGCCATTGAAACCATTAAGATGTTGAATGAATCTTCCCATCGTTCTATCATGATTACTGGTGATAATCCATTAACTGCAGTTCACGTTGCTAAAGAAGTGGGCATTGTTGATCGCGAAACTTTGATATTGGACGAACCAATTGATGGTTCATCTCATGCCTTAGTCATGCGAGATGTAAACGAGACAATTGTGAAACCCTTCAATCCTGATGCTGATACTTTCGATGAGAAggaaattttccaaaaatatGATTTGGCTGTGACTGGCCATGCTTTGAAATTACTTCAAGGCCACAAACAATTAAGAGACGTCATCAGACATACATGGATTTATGCTCGTGTTTCACCAAGTCAAAAAGAGTTTATTTTAATTACTTTGAAGGATATGGGATATCAGACTTTAATGTGTGGTGATGGTACTAATGATGTCGGTGCTTTAAAGCAAGCTCATGTTGGTATTGCCCTATTAAATGGTACTGAGGAtagtttgaagaaattacaAGAACAGAGAAAGATTGACAATGTCAAAACTATGTACGAAAAGCAATGTTTGTTTATGGATAGATGGAATCAACCACATCCACCGGTTCCCATTGCAATTGCGCACTTGTATCCACCTGGCTCTAATAATCCTAACTATTTGAAAGCCATGGAGCAGAAAGGTGTTGAGATCACTCCAGAAATGCGTAAGCTAGCTATGGAAGTTTCTTCCAAACCAGCTGTTGTGAAGAAGACCGAACCGTCTAAAAAATCTGCAACTGACCTTGCTGATATGATTTCGGGAAGTTTAGGTGAAATGGAGGATGAAGATGCcccatctttgaaactaGGAGATGCTTCTTGTGCGGCTCCTTTTACCTCCAAATTGGCAAATGTCAACGCTGTGACCAATATTATTCGTCAAGGTCGTTGTGCCTTGATTAACACCATTCAGATGTACAAGATCCTTGCTTTAAATTGTTTGATTAGTGCGTACTCTCTTTCTGTTATTTACTTGGCTGGTGTTAAGTTTGGTGATGGTCAAGCCACTGTTTCTGGTTTATTGCTTTCTGTCTGTTTCCTAAGTATATCTCGCGGTAAACCCCTTGAAAAGCTATCTAAGGAGAGGCCTCAACCAGgtattttcaatatttacATTATGGGATCCATTCTTGGTCAATTTGCTGTCCATATCTTAACATTGGTTTACATCACAACTGAAATTTACAAAATCGAGCCAAGAGAACCTCAAGTCGACttggaaaaagaatttgtACCATCATTATTGAATACAGGTATTTTCATGGTTCAATTGGCCCAACAAGTGTCTACTTTTGTGGTCAACTACCAAGGTGAACCATTCAGagaaaatatcaagaataaCAAAGGTATGTACTATGGTATTGTGGGTGTCTCTGTCTTAGCACTATGTGGTTCAACAGAATTTATCCCTGAGCTAAATGCTGCTATGAAATTTGTTCCAATGGACGATattttcaagatgaaattaaCAGGAACCTTGTTATTAGATTTCTTCGGATCTTGGGCCTTTGAACTATTCTTtaaatatttcttcatgaATAGCAAGGCCGCCGATATCGCAGAGCGCACTTAA
- the TAH11 gene encoding Tah11p (similar to uniprot|P47112 Saccharomyces cerevisiae YJR046W TAH11 (DNA replication)): MDQRYRYTPPVIDLDKVKDEKELLPLIKQILFSHDTFLLQNFASIDAVVQLVDLINAETGGFPNDDTGSVTFGSNFTGTINRGNHTLQQWMSVDGGDSRGNGSVSRDLIRLNLTMTKVALYFSDLCLQALGIDSNVTVSPTSFSSILCRHHSQFSEQLLDMQFDYSQTEWIDFESVGLLTIVPDATCAKVYRNDSWHSVDVEKCLLIHTGTLLADLSAGMHQTSKMRLSTRSIALSIQPTLSCTMPQGGSFADRLLEFNLKKFPEVGEKFYPAETRLLNLKRSVSFLNNLFATIESMINLYKINHPGIDYVELDSLLPGISRMIKEKVTTTDFQRLLYIWPNAYEIDINSKCGISFKLQTSLSLTKSRLLEFSEKTDQWVQLVQQSPEIPDNIPPMKLGKRKASNNSITYSVPLKNTNRRKIAPLKGSTKSANPLYLGNKDSGNTVSGTENIATSSLLDRIRDKERRAAALLSHRQSMQEHFIAVKMKHIFNICFTLEPEIPYTEDYLTGLVVDSLTDTHNPIGRGECVIVLSKLNELLGQDVFQIITVEGDLKVYKWKKLDKAMIQSLL; the protein is encoded by the coding sequence TGATACGTTTCTACTGCAGAATTTCGCTAGTATCGATGCCGTTGTACAGCTGGTAGATTTGATCAATGCGGAAACTGGAGGCTTTCCGAATGATGATACCGGTTCTGTCACATTTGGTTCTAATTTCACTGGCACCATCAACCGAGGCAATCATACTTTACAGCAATGGATGTCAGTAGACGGTGGGGACAGCCGTGGTAATGGCAGtgtgtcacgtgatttaaTACGGCTAAATTTGACGATGACTAAAGTTGCACTATATTTCAGTGACTTATGCCTGCAGGCACTCGGCATTGATAGTAACGTTACAGTATCCCCTACGAGTTTCTCTTCCATACTTTGTCGTCATCATTCGCAATTTAGTGAACAATTGCTCGATATGCAGTTTGATTACTCTCAAACTGAATGGATCGACTTCGAATCTGTTGGACTATTGACTATAGTACCAGATGCGACATGTGCTAAGGTTTACCGGAATGATTCCTGGCACAGTGTAGACGTAGAAAAGTGCTTGTTGATTCATACAGGTACGTTATTGGCTGATCTTTCGGCAGGTATGCATCAGACTTCTAAGATGCGGTTGTCCACGAGATCAATTGCGTTGTCGATTCAACCTACCCTCTCATGTACAATGCCTCAAGGAGGCTCTTTTGCAGATCGTCTTTTGGAATTcaatctgaagaaattccCTGAGGTGGGTGAAAAGTTTTACCCAGCGGAGACTCGATTACTTAACTTAAAGCGATCTGTGTCGTTTTTGAATAATCTATTCGCAACTATAGAATCAATGATTAACTTGTACAAGATCAATCATCCAGGTATCGATTACGTGGAACTGGATTCTTTGTTACCGGGTATCTCCAGAatgatcaaagaaaaagtgaCAACGACAGATTTCCAAAGGCTATTATATATCTGGCCTAATGCATATGAAATAGATATTAACTCAAAATGTGGGATATCATTTAAATTACAGACTAGTTTGTCCTTGACAAAGTCAAGACTCTTGGAATTTTCCGAGAAGACTGATCAATGGGTACAATTGGTCCAACAGTCCCCAGAAATCCCGGATAATATTCCTCCCATGAAACTAGGGAAGAGAAAGGCAAGTAACAATTCCATCACATACTCTGTACcgttgaaaaatacaaataGACGCAAAATTGCGCCATTGAAAGGGTCTACGAAATCAGCTAACCCTCTCTATCTGGGAAACAAAGATTCTGGTAATACAGTGTCCGGTACGGAAAATATTGCAACGAGTTCGCTCTTGGATAGAATCAGAGATAAAGAACGGAGAGCAGCAGCGCTGCTCTCTCATAGACAGTCGATGCAGGAACATTTCATTGCTgtgaaaatgaaacatATCTTTAACATATGCTTCACTCTAGAACCAGAAATCCCATATACAGAGGATTACTTGACTGGCCTAGTTGTCGATTCTTTGACGGATACGCACAATCCTATCGGACGCGGCGAGTGTGTTATTGTCCTTTCAAAATTAAATGAATTACTTGGACAGGAcgtttttcaaatcatcaccGTTGAAGgagatttgaaagtttacaaatggaagaaattagaTAAAGCGATGATACAATCTCTTTTGTAG